The following are encoded in a window of Sulfurimonas sp. C5 genomic DNA:
- a CDS encoding nucleoside 2-deoxyribosyltransferase — MKKIYIAGPDVFEQNSIEIGKKLVALCKIYGFEGLYPLDNVVDFSQPKQKIAQDIYEANVGMIQKADIVIANLNSFRGKEPDSGTVWECGYACALGKEVYGYMQSTKPYIESFSNDEKFIEEEHFLDTQKRIIEDFDYPINLMIACSIKKIYAGKFEDVLKALTT, encoded by the coding sequence ATGAAAAAAATTTATATAGCCGGTCCTGATGTTTTTGAACAAAATTCGATTGAAATCGGTAAAAAACTAGTAGCTTTATGTAAAATATATGGATTTGAAGGCTTATATCCTTTAGATAATGTAGTAGATTTTTCCCAGCCAAAGCAAAAAATTGCACAAGATATATATGAAGCCAATGTAGGAATGATACAAAAAGCAGATATCGTCATTGCCAATCTTAACAGTTTTCGAGGAAAAGAGCCTGACAGCGGTACCGTATGGGAATGCGGTTATGCCTGTGCTTTAGGAAAAGAAGTTTATGGATATATGCAGAGTACCAAGCCTTATATAGAAAGTTTTTCTAATGATGAAAAGTTTATAGAAGAGGAACATTTTTTGGATACACAAAAGAGAATAATAGAGGATTTTGATTATCCGATCAATTTAATGATAGCCTGTTCTATAAAGAAAATTTATGCAGGAAAATTTGAAGATGTTTTAAAGGCACTAACAACATAA
- a CDS encoding (2Fe-2S)-binding protein — MLDSNTEVCICNSLTAKEIAECIKKHNLKTLQEAIENSECPMGDKCEACHDEGFNNDGINIPLVIALVKQGKL, encoded by the coding sequence ATGTTAGATTCAAATACAGAAGTATGTATATGTAATTCACTTACTGCTAAAGAGATTGCAGAGTGTATTAAAAAGCATAATCTAAAAACATTACAAGAAGCTATAGAAAATAGTGAATGTCCAATGGGTGACAAGTGTGAAGCTTGTCACGATGAAGGTTTTAATAATGACGGGATCAATATCCCTCTTGTTATTGCTCTTGTGAAACAGGGGAAACTGTAG
- the dsbD gene encoding protein-disulfide reductase DsbD, with translation MKFLLKAILIFILSITSSLAAGFLMPDQAFQPYAKVNDKMEIEAGITLGEEIYVYEKQLKMELLNTKDVSIKNINKPAPVEHHGDMVYIESPKYILTLQDTSANKGVKDLKLKISYQGCSEQGLCYEPYTKEFDLKVDTSKLVSNTEEKQLPVAEEDTKSETDIISDTIKHSGFFVIIATFFIFGILLSLTPCVFPMIPIISGIIISQGHGLTTRKAFALSVVYVLAMAIAYTIAGVLAGLFGSNLQAALQTPWVVYSFAGVFVALAMSMFGFYELKVPEVIVSKVSQNSSQGGYIGVAIMGFLSALIVGPCVAAPLAGALVYIGQTGDAFLGATALFSMSIGMGLPLILVGVSAGKFMPKPGAWMTMVNAIFGVIMLGVAIWMLDKVISNEITILLYALVGIGFALYLGAFENQTHIFKRTIGVILFIYSLTLFLSFLAGKTSMTQPLGFLAASTTSVQTTKQEELQFEVVTSLEQLDTVLEKNKGKKIMLDFSAEWCVACKEFDEVTFADPAVITELKKYVLVRADVTANDENAKALSKKYKVFGPPVIIFFDKELQPIHSKTIVGFTKPKKFLEHLQSL, from the coding sequence ATGAAATTTCTTTTAAAAGCTATCCTCATATTCATTTTATCAATTACATCAAGCTTGGCAGCAGGTTTTTTAATGCCGGATCAAGCATTTCAACCATATGCAAAAGTCAATGACAAGATGGAAATAGAAGCGGGAATAACTCTTGGAGAAGAGATCTACGTATATGAAAAGCAACTAAAAATGGAACTTCTCAATACAAAAGATGTCTCTATCAAAAATATAAACAAGCCTGCACCGGTTGAACACCACGGTGACATGGTTTATATAGAATCTCCAAAATACATCTTAACACTTCAAGATACATCTGCAAACAAAGGTGTTAAGGACCTAAAACTAAAAATATCTTACCAAGGATGTTCAGAACAAGGTTTATGTTACGAGCCTTATACAAAAGAGTTTGACTTAAAAGTCGATACTTCAAAACTTGTCTCAAATACTGAAGAAAAGCAATTGCCTGTTGCAGAAGAAGATACAAAATCTGAAACAGACATCATCTCAGATACTATCAAACACAGTGGTTTCTTCGTTATTATTGCAACATTTTTCATTTTCGGTATTCTCCTTTCTTTAACACCGTGTGTGTTTCCTATGATCCCTATTATCTCAGGTATTATTATCTCTCAAGGACATGGTTTAACAACTAGAAAAGCGTTCGCTCTTTCTGTAGTTTATGTACTTGCTATGGCTATTGCATATACAATTGCCGGTGTGTTAGCAGGACTTTTTGGTTCAAACCTTCAAGCTGCTCTTCAAACACCATGGGTAGTTTATTCATTCGCTGGTGTTTTTGTAGCACTTGCTATGTCAATGTTTGGATTTTATGAATTAAAGGTACCTGAAGTCATTGTTTCTAAAGTAAGTCAAAACTCATCTCAAGGTGGTTATATCGGTGTAGCCATTATGGGATTTTTATCTGCATTAATTGTAGGCCCTTGTGTTGCAGCTCCACTTGCAGGTGCACTTGTTTACATTGGACAAACCGGTGATGCATTTTTAGGTGCTACTGCACTGTTTAGTATGAGTATCGGTATGGGATTACCGCTTATATTAGTAGGAGTAAGTGCTGGTAAATTTATGCCTAAACCTGGTGCATGGATGACTATGGTAAATGCAATCTTCGGTGTTATCATGCTCGGTGTTGCTATTTGGATGCTGGATAAAGTGATTTCAAATGAGATTACAATCCTTCTTTATGCTTTAGTAGGTATCGGTTTTGCACTTTATCTGGGTGCATTTGAAAACCAAACTCATATCTTTAAACGTACTATCGGTGTTATACTTTTTATCTATTCTCTTACACTGTTTTTAAGTTTCTTAGCAGGCAAGACAAGTATGACTCAGCCTCTTGGATTTTTAGCAGCTTCAACGACAAGTGTACAAACAACCAAGCAAGAAGAACTTCAATTTGAAGTTGTAACTTCTTTAGAACAACTAGATACTGTTTTAGAAAAAAACAAAGGTAAAAAAATAATGCTTGATTTTTCTGCTGAATGGTGTGTAGCTTGTAAAGAGTTTGATGAAGTCACATTTGCTGATCCTGCAGTGATTACAGAGCTTAAAAAATATGTACTTGTACGTGCAGATGTAACTGCTAACGATGAAAATGCAAAAGCACTTAGTAAAAAGTATAAAGTGTTCGGTCCTCCTGTAATTATCTTTTTTGATAAAGAGCTTCAACCTATACATTCAAAAACAATCGTAGGTTTTACAAAGCCTAAGAAGTTCTTAGAACACCTTCAATCTCTTTAA
- a CDS encoding ABC transporter substrate-binding protein produces MRILIISLLYIVSLSAATVEEKKLAKISLQLNGKYQFEFAGFIAAYEKGFYKDVGLDVQLKEYQDSTQIEEDVLSGISTYGIYNSSTLIDYLKGKPIKLVASFFKRSALVMIVHPEIKSPKDLVNKKILSSTKEDFILNFKPFLDFYNINIDDIQLLNYKYTIDDFIDGKVDGMTVFMSDELYKLNKRGIKYHVFDPSNENLYILQMELFSSADEIKNHPSRAINFRNASIKGWQYALAHKEEIIELIHKKYAPELSKEDLLDEAYGIERLILPYTYDIGSIDKNFLNKQMSFFKKQYNLDQQKGLSNFIFNYDYVNKSLCLSEAEKQYIQQNPVINVCTYSDQYPIDGVKKEKMTGIMSDVFNDIAQTTSLSFEAVPSSSKEDLQQKVKDGECQILSAFGTNSDEYPTLQATKPFINVHYTLISKLDKSFVLSPEELKDKTIVVQMPSFKEYLHSLYPYINFVVENDKNKMVKMVLSSKAYAIASLDLQADYLIDKYGYGKLKINGFLAKEYPAPASIGVQKSEPVLYTIIEKALTRISKDRMDNILNTWRTTRYQKTMDYSLVIKIAGVMGVILLVMLYYQRKLRSFNKELEKQVAEQTKRLRDYNKTLQDSVEQKVEELIAKDELLTHQSKQAVMGEMVSMIAHQWRQPLNTITLQISQIQLQYLLENKLDKEEILKTFEAINATIIYLSDTVDDFKTYFCKDKEFVEIELEELIEKAITLIKARLKDIEVNVEIYESIKAQVYVNELVQVLLNILNNAIDAYEASNMHHKKINISLRQEKHRIVIAIEDNAGGIPKEHLEKLFEPYFSTKGKNGTGLGLYMSQMIIEKHFGGSIKVETEEGRTIFKIYLPTVSPVSQEQ; encoded by the coding sequence ATGAGAATTTTAATTATTTCCCTCCTGTATATAGTGAGTTTATCTGCTGCTACTGTAGAAGAAAAAAAACTTGCAAAGATCTCTTTGCAACTGAATGGAAAATATCAGTTTGAATTTGCAGGTTTTATTGCTGCATATGAGAAAGGATTTTATAAAGATGTAGGTTTGGATGTACAGCTTAAAGAGTATCAAGACTCTACACAAATAGAAGAGGATGTTCTCAGCGGTATTTCTACTTACGGTATATATAACTCTTCAACTTTGATCGACTATCTAAAAGGCAAACCTATTAAACTGGTTGCTTCTTTCTTTAAACGTTCTGCTTTAGTCATGATTGTACATCCTGAAATAAAGTCCCCCAAAGACCTAGTAAACAAGAAGATTCTCTCTTCTACGAAAGAAGATTTTATATTAAACTTCAAACCGTTTTTAGATTTTTACAACATTAACATAGATGATATTCAACTGTTAAACTATAAATATACTATTGATGATTTTATAGATGGTAAAGTAGACGGAATGACTGTATTTATGTCTGATGAACTATACAAGCTCAATAAAAGAGGGATTAAATATCATGTGTTTGATCCAAGTAATGAGAACCTTTATATACTACAGATGGAACTCTTTAGTTCAGCAGATGAGATCAAAAATCATCCATCAAGAGCAATCAACTTTAGAAATGCATCTATCAAAGGGTGGCAGTATGCATTGGCACATAAAGAAGAGATTATAGAACTAATACATAAAAAATATGCTCCTGAACTTTCTAAAGAGGACCTTCTTGACGAAGCTTACGGAATTGAAAGGCTTATACTCCCGTATACATATGATATAGGCTCTATAGATAAAAACTTTTTAAACAAGCAGATGTCTTTTTTTAAAAAGCAGTACAACCTTGATCAACAAAAAGGACTTTCAAATTTTATTTTTAATTATGACTACGTAAATAAAAGCCTGTGTTTGAGTGAAGCGGAAAAACAGTATATTCAACAAAACCCAGTTATTAATGTTTGTACGTATTCTGATCAATATCCTATAGATGGGGTAAAAAAAGAAAAAATGACAGGAATAATGTCAGATGTTTTTAACGATATAGCTCAAACAACATCGCTCAGTTTTGAAGCTGTTCCTTCAAGTTCAAAAGAGGATTTGCAACAAAAAGTAAAAGATGGTGAATGTCAAATTCTTTCTGCATTTGGAACAAATTCTGACGAGTACCCGACACTTCAAGCTACGAAACCTTTTATCAATGTGCATTACACTTTAATTAGTAAATTAGATAAATCGTTCGTACTCTCTCCTGAAGAGCTGAAAGACAAAACAATAGTTGTACAGATGCCTTCATTTAAGGAGTATTTGCATTCATTGTATCCCTATATTAATTTTGTTGTAGAAAACGATAAAAACAAGATGGTGAAAATGGTGCTTTCATCCAAGGCATATGCTATAGCTTCACTGGATTTACAGGCTGATTATCTTATAGATAAATATGGATACGGTAAGCTTAAAATCAATGGATTTTTAGCAAAAGAATATCCTGCTCCTGCAAGTATAGGTGTACAAAAATCAGAGCCCGTTTTATATACAATTATTGAAAAAGCTTTAACTAGAATTTCTAAAGATAGAATGGACAACATACTAAATACATGGAGAACAACCCGTTATCAAAAAACAATGGATTATTCACTTGTAATTAAAATTGCAGGAGTGATGGGAGTTATTTTATTGGTGATGCTTTATTACCAAAGAAAACTAAGATCGTTTAATAAAGAACTTGAAAAACAGGTTGCAGAACAAACAAAACGGCTGCGTGACTACAATAAAACCCTTCAAGACAGTGTAGAGCAAAAAGTAGAAGAACTTATAGCAAAAGATGAGCTTTTAACACATCAGTCTAAACAAGCCGTTATGGGTGAAATGGTAAGTATGATCGCACATCAATGGAGACAGCCGTTAAATACGATTACATTACAGATTTCACAGATACAACTGCAGTATCTTTTAGAAAATAAATTAGATAAAGAAGAGATTTTAAAAACGTTTGAGGCTATTAATGCAACAATCATCTATTTATCTGACACAGTAGATGATTTTAAAACATATTTCTGTAAAGACAAAGAATTTGTAGAGATAGAGTTAGAAGAGTTGATCGAAAAAGCTATTACATTAATTAAAGCTAGGTTGAAAGATATAGAAGTAAATGTAGAGATCTACGAATCTATTAAGGCACAAGTCTATGTCAATGAACTTGTACAGGTACTTCTAAATATTTTAAACAATGCGATTGACGCGTATGAAGCATCAAACATGCATCATAAAAAGATCAATATCTCTTTAAGACAAGAAAAGCACAGAATCGTAATTGCTATTGAAGATAATGCAGGTGGTATACCAAAAGAGCATTTAGAAAAACTGTTTGAACCGTATTTCAGTACAAAAGGGAAAAACGGTACAGGTTTGGGGTTATATATGTCTCAAATGATTATAGAGAAACATTTTGGAGGTTCAATTAAAGTTGAGACAGAGGAGGGGAGAACGATTTTTAAAATCTATCTACCTACAGTTTCCCCTGTTTCACAAGAGCAATAA
- a CDS encoding dihydroorotase: MVITNAIVCDVNGSKEVDVKVVDGKIVEIGTSLKDDEVIDAKGAYLIPSLVDKNVSLLDATLNAKNIHAIANEAKQGGVGRVIINPNTKPAIDNEVVLEFAQNSIKDIDDVQIDLMLNTLQEDLSLSNIAILLKKGATSPYMSTIAKNNTAIKIAEYVKMYDTTLFCKAEDNSLIQSGVMFDGDVSSHLGLTGIPELSEVLHVSRMIEIARYFDIKILFKSIASPRSIDLISKAKQEGVKVSCEVSIHHLVRCDESCRDFNTIAKINPPLASQEDMQRLQELLKAGEIDTLTTLHQPNSPVNKEVAFDDAAYGCSALADALPLYYTKLVKSEIIDMQTLLKLTTDNGTIEVGNDAELVLFDPTQSYKVNNFDSLYNSEELFGTVTPV, encoded by the coding sequence ATGGTAATAACAAATGCGATAGTATGCGACGTAAACGGCTCTAAAGAGGTGGACGTTAAAGTAGTTGACGGAAAAATTGTAGAGATAGGTACATCATTGAAAGATGATGAAGTTATTGATGCAAAAGGTGCTTATCTTATTCCGTCTTTAGTAGATAAAAACGTAAGTTTGTTAGATGCTACACTCAATGCAAAAAATATTCATGCTATCGCAAATGAGGCAAAGCAAGGTGGTGTTGGAAGGGTTATAATCAATCCAAACACTAAGCCTGCCATAGATAACGAAGTTGTTCTTGAATTTGCACAAAATAGTATTAAAGATATTGACGATGTTCAAATTGATCTAATGCTAAACACTCTTCAAGAGGACCTTAGTCTTTCTAACATTGCAATTTTACTTAAAAAAGGGGCTACATCTCCATATATGAGTACGATAGCTAAAAACAATACTGCGATCAAAATTGCCGAATATGTAAAGATGTACGACACGACACTTTTTTGTAAAGCGGAAGACAACTCTTTAATTCAGTCAGGTGTGATGTTTGACGGTGACGTGAGTTCACATCTTGGACTTACTGGTATTCCTGAACTGAGTGAAGTATTACACGTTTCAAGGATGATCGAGATCGCAAGGTATTTTGATATTAAAATTCTTTTTAAATCTATCGCATCACCGAGAAGTATAGACCTGATTTCAAAAGCTAAACAAGAGGGTGTAAAAGTTTCTTGTGAGGTTTCTATCCACCACTTGGTACGTTGTGACGAATCGTGCAGAGACTTTAATACGATCGCAAAAATCAATCCGCCGCTTGCTTCACAAGAGGATATGCAAAGACTCCAAGAGTTATTAAAAGCAGGAGAGATAGATACACTTACAACACTTCATCAGCCAAACTCGCCTGTAAACAAAGAGGTGGCATTTGATGATGCGGCATACGGATGTTCTGCACTTGCAGATGCACTTCCACTTTACTATACAAAACTGGTAAAAAGCGAAATTATAGATATGCAAACGTTATTGAAACTAACGACTGATAATGGGACAATTGAAGTTGGGAATGATGCCGAACTTGTTTTATTTGATCCGACACAAAGTTATAAAGTGAACAATTTTGATTCACTTTATAATTCTGAAGAACTTTTTGGAACTGTTACTCCAGTATAA
- the lpxB gene encoding lipid-A-disaccharide synthase — protein MKLLVSALEHSANVHLTSLTKELGDDVELLGIFDKKLGNPIVDLQSLAIMGLVDAIKKIRYFFKLADKMVELSAEADKVLLIDSSGFNLPLAKKIKKKYPDKEIIYYILPQAWAWKKKRIPVLTKTIDKLASILPFEPSYYPQEANIKYVGHPLMDQITVFKEQLNAEIKSIAYLPGSRKSEIRRLMPVYKELIQTLNLDATIVIPEHFSQEEIKDLYGDLSGVTISHDTHKTLNAVDFAFVCSGTATLEASLIGTPFILVYKAKALDYFIGSRLVKLDHVGLGNILLEKYKNITLHPEFLQDEVTAKNLLECFNNYNRDDFLQNAKLLREYLKHGSSEKVAQWIKK, from the coding sequence ATGAAACTACTCGTATCGGCACTGGAGCATTCGGCAAATGTACATTTAACATCACTAACAAAAGAGTTAGGTGATGATGTTGAATTACTAGGAATATTTGATAAAAAACTAGGTAATCCTATCGTAGATCTGCAATCACTTGCGATTATGGGACTTGTAGATGCAATTAAAAAGATCCGCTACTTTTTCAAGCTGGCAGACAAGATGGTAGAACTCTCTGCAGAAGCTGATAAAGTACTGCTTATTGACTCTTCCGGATTCAACTTGCCTCTAGCAAAAAAAATCAAGAAAAAATATCCAGACAAAGAGATCATTTACTATATCCTGCCACAAGCATGGGCATGGAAAAAAAAGCGTATACCTGTACTTACAAAAACTATTGACAAACTGGCATCTATTTTACCTTTTGAGCCTTCATACTACCCGCAAGAGGCAAATATAAAATATGTAGGACATCCTCTAATGGATCAGATCACTGTTTTTAAAGAGCAGTTAAATGCAGAGATCAAATCTATCGCCTATCTACCTGGAAGCCGTAAAAGTGAGATCAGACGTCTTATGCCTGTTTACAAAGAGTTAATTCAAACTCTCAATCTTGACGCTACTATAGTCATCCCAGAACATTTCTCACAAGAGGAGATTAAAGACCTTTACGGAGATCTCAGCGGTGTGACTATTTCACACGATACACATAAAACACTCAATGCTGTAGATTTTGCTTTTGTTTGCAGCGGGACGGCAACACTTGAGGCTTCTCTAATCGGAACGCCTTTTATTTTGGTATATAAAGCTAAAGCACTCGATTATTTCATCGGCAGCAGACTTGTAAAGCTTGATCATGTAGGGCTGGGTAATATTTTGTTGGAGAAGTACAAGAACATTACACTTCATCCAGAGTTCTTACAAGATGAAGTGACAGCTAAAAACTTGCTTGAGTGTTTTAACAACTATAATCGAGATGATTTTTTACAGAATGCCAAACTTTTACGTGAGTATCTTAAACACGGTTCTTCCGAAAAAGTAGCACAATGGATAAAAAAATAA
- a CDS encoding cytochrome c, with amino-acid sequence MRVILTIFLLSMSLFAKTPYEKGKILYMQKGCNNCHGNRAEGMQRSPYLANRAKGFLTYKLKRFRSGKADTQQQEIMIMFTSTLSDEDIDNLTTYLENYHDDKNAERYDDSYQTWGDGGS; translated from the coding sequence TTGCGTGTTATCCTAACAATTTTTTTACTTTCTATGTCACTTTTTGCAAAAACTCCTTACGAAAAAGGAAAAATACTTTATATGCAAAAAGGGTGTAATAATTGTCACGGCAATAGAGCCGAAGGAATGCAACGCTCCCCTTACCTAGCCAACCGGGCAAAAGGATTTCTTACATATAAACTAAAACGTTTTCGAAGCGGTAAAGCAGATACACAACAGCAAGAGATCATGATCATGTTTACAAGTACGTTAAGCGATGAAGATATAGACAACTTAACTACATACTTAGAAAACTATCATGATGATAAAAATGCTGAACGCTACGATGACAGCTATCAAACTTGGGGAGACGGCGGATCATGA
- a CDS encoding thioredoxin domain-containing protein: protein MANRLEKEDSPYLQQHKNNPVDWWPWCDEAFEKAQKENKAIFISIGYSSCHWCHVMEEKVFENEECAQILNENFISIKVDREERPDIDKHYQEVYQLLNRRAGGWPTSIFCTPQNKPFFAGTYIPPEAHTGDVEGMGFKDLTSLIAQKIEENDPKLYENADEVENFIKHVEHPKEATVLKAEFYLTFINQAKSNFQPKYGGFSVEPKFPHASTLKALQVIDNLYDDKAIQAMITHTLDEMKKGGMYDLVDGGFCRYSVDEKWLVPHFEKMLYDNALLCSNYLEAYLAYKDEKYLHTAKEIADFWFNHMSEENLFYSASDADSEGEEGTYFTYTYEEVYDLLTQHGYDEPGAMCEKMNVTLQGNFEGKNIIRFDNEVPTWFADVKKLLQSIRGKRAYPFIDRKVQTSWSAMMIYSLFQLSSVDGSYETKAIEALDALLAKMFVNGTLYHTSLPEKTPKVEAFLEDYAFLAKALLSAYKITQDEYYLIQAQRMANKALENFYEKGLWNFSVGEFKTKAEVTDNTYTSSVSIIVDVLLTLGMLLEDEKYTHFAFKTMEYNSYDLGRRPIYYPYMMIQALRYIKGDRIVKSTLTNLKENRSKLGAISYPFTILKSSDDKDFMICGEKSCFANTSDIDQIDELIQKSL, encoded by the coding sequence ATGGCAAACAGATTAGAAAAAGAGGATTCACCCTATCTTCAACAACATAAAAACAATCCTGTAGATTGGTGGCCTTGGTGTGACGAGGCATTTGAAAAAGCACAAAAAGAGAATAAAGCAATTTTTATAAGCATCGGTTACTCATCATGTCATTGGTGCCATGTGATGGAGGAGAAGGTCTTCGAAAATGAAGAATGTGCACAAATTTTAAATGAGAACTTCATCTCCATTAAAGTTGATCGTGAAGAGCGTCCCGATATTGACAAACACTATCAGGAAGTATATCAACTCTTAAACCGCCGTGCAGGCGGATGGCCAACTTCAATCTTTTGTACACCACAGAACAAACCGTTTTTTGCAGGCACTTATATTCCTCCGGAAGCACATACAGGAGATGTTGAAGGTATGGGCTTTAAAGACCTTACATCACTGATTGCTCAAAAAATTGAAGAAAATGATCCAAAACTTTACGAAAATGCCGATGAAGTGGAAAATTTTATCAAGCATGTTGAACATCCAAAAGAGGCTACTGTTTTAAAAGCGGAGTTTTACCTTACGTTTATCAATCAGGCAAAAAGCAACTTCCAGCCAAAATACGGAGGATTTTCAGTGGAACCGAAGTTCCCGCACGCTTCCACACTCAAAGCGCTGCAAGTGATAGACAACTTATATGATGACAAAGCCATTCAAGCGATGATTACACACACACTGGACGAGATGAAAAAAGGTGGTATGTATGATCTCGTTGACGGTGGTTTTTGCCGCTACTCTGTAGATGAAAAATGGTTAGTTCCCCATTTTGAGAAAATGTTATACGATAATGCTCTGCTTTGTTCTAACTACCTTGAAGCTTATCTGGCTTACAAAGATGAAAAGTATTTACATACCGCTAAAGAGATAGCAGACTTCTGGTTTAACCATATGAGTGAAGAGAACCTCTTTTACAGTGCAAGTGATGCTGACAGCGAAGGTGAAGAGGGAACTTACTTTACTTACACATATGAGGAAGTCTATGATCTTCTTACGCAACACGGTTATGATGAACCAGGTGCAATGTGTGAAAAGATGAATGTAACTTTACAAGGAAACTTTGAAGGAAAAAACATTATCCGCTTTGACAACGAAGTCCCGACATGGTTTGCTGATGTAAAAAAACTTTTACAATCGATCCGTGGCAAAAGAGCATATCCGTTTATTGACAGAAAAGTACAAACATCTTGGTCTGCCATGATGATCTATTCCCTTTTCCAACTAAGCAGTGTTGATGGCTCTTATGAAACAAAAGCGATAGAGGCACTTGATGCACTTTTAGCAAAAATGTTTGTTAATGGCACGCTATACCATACATCTCTGCCTGAAAAAACACCTAAAGTTGAAGCATTCTTAGAAGATTATGCCTTTTTAGCAAAAGCACTGCTTAGTGCATACAAAATAACTCAGGATGAATATTATCTCATCCAAGCACAAAGAATGGCAAATAAAGCGCTTGAAAACTTTTATGAGAAAGGCTTATGGAACTTCAGTGTAGGAGAGTTTAAAACTAAAGCTGAAGTGACTGACAATACATACACAAGCAGTGTTAGTATTATTGTGGACGTACTTCTCACGCTTGGAATGCTTTTAGAGGATGAAAAATATACACACTTTGCGTTTAAAACGATGGAATACAATTCTTATGATCTTGGACGCCGTCCGATTTATTATCCATATATGATGATTCAAGCACTACGTTACATCAAAGGTGATAGGATTGTTAAATCGACTTTAACTAATCTCAAAGAAAATCGTAGTAAACTTGGAGCTATAAGTTATCCGTTTACGATTCTTAAATCAAGTGATGACAAAGATTTTATGATCTGTGGAGAAAAAAGCTGTTTTGCAAATACTTCAGATATTGATCAAATAGACGAACTGATACAAAAAAGTTTATAA